The sequence ATCCTCGCCTGCGGGCAGGCGGTCGGGCTGGGTGTCCGGGTGCACGCCAACCAGCTCGGCCCCGGGCCGGGCGTGCGGCTCGGGGTGGAGCTGGGCGCGGCCAGCGTGGACCACTGCACCCACCTGTCCGACGCCGACGTCGACGCGCTGGCCGGTTCGGCGACCGTGGCCACGCTGCTGCCCGGGGCGGAGTTCTCCACCCGGTCGCCGTACCCGGACGCCCGCCGGCTGCTCGACGCGGGGGTGACCGTGGCGCTGGCGACCGACTGCAACCCCGGGTCGTCGTACACGTCGTCGATGCCGTTCTGCATCGCCCTCGCCGTACGCGAGATGCGGATGACCCCGGCGGAGGCGGTGTGGGCGGCAACCGCCGGCGGGGCGGCGGCGCTGCGCCGCGACGACGTCGGCCGGCTGGTGCCCGGCGCCCGCGCCGACCTCATCATCCTCGACGCCCCCTCCCACCTGCACCTGGCCTACCGGCCCGGTGTGCCCTTGATCCGCCAGGTTCTGCACAACGGAGTACTGCAATGAGCGTGACCATCCAGCCCACCGGGATCTCGCCCGCCGACGTGCTCGCCGTCGCCCGCGGCACCGCCAAGGTCGTCCTCGACCCCGCCACCGTGGAGGCGATGGCGGCGAGCCGAGCCATCGTCGACGGCATCGAGGCCGCCGGCCGGCCCGTCTACGGCGTCTCCACCGGGTTCGGGGCCCTGGCGAACACCTTCGTCGCGCCCGAACGGCGGGCCGAGCTGCAGCACGCGCTGATCCGCTCGCACGCCGCCGGCGTGGGCGCGCCGATGCCCCGCGAGGTGGTCCGGGCGATGATGCTGCTGCGGGTACGCTCGCTCGCCCTGGGCCGCTCCGGGGTCCGGCCGCTGGTCGCCGAGGCCCTGGTCGACCTACTCAACCACGAGGTCACCCCGTGGGTGCCGGAGCACGGCTCGCTCGGCGCCTCCGGCGACCTGGCGCCACTGGCGCACTGCGCGCTGGTGCTGCTCGGCGAGGGCTGGGTGCTCGGCCCGGCCGGGGAGCGGATCCCCGGCGGCGAGGCGCTGCGCCGGGTCGGGCTGGCGCCGATCGAGCTGGCCGCCAAGGAGGGGCTGGCGCTGATCAACGGCACCGACGGCATGCTCGGCATGCTGCTGCTGGCCATCCACGACGCCCGGCACCTGTTCGCCATGGCCGACGTCACCGCCGCCCTGGCGATCGAGGCGATGCTCGGCTCGGAACGGCCGTTCCTGCCCGAGCTGCACGCCATCCGGCCGCACCCCGGCCAGGCGGCCTCGGCGGCGAACATCCACAAGCTGCTGCAGAACTCGACGGTGATGGACTCGCACCGTCACGACCTCGCGCACGCGGTGCAGGACGCCTACTCGATGCGCTGCGCGCCCCAGGTGGCCGGCGCGGCCCGGGACACCCTCGACTTCGTCGAGACGGTGGCCGGGCGGGAGCTGCGGTCCGTGGTGGACAACCCGGTGGTGCTGCCGGACGGCCGGGTCGAGTCGACCGGCAACTTCCACGGCGCGCCGCTCGGCTTCGCCGCCGACTACCTGGCCATCGCCGCCGCGGAGGTGGGCGC comes from Micromonospora viridifaciens and encodes:
- the hutH gene encoding histidine ammonia-lyase, whose translation is MSVTIQPTGISPADVLAVARGTAKVVLDPATVEAMAASRAIVDGIEAAGRPVYGVSTGFGALANTFVAPERRAELQHALIRSHAAGVGAPMPREVVRAMMLLRVRSLALGRSGVRPLVAEALVDLLNHEVTPWVPEHGSLGASGDLAPLAHCALVLLGEGWVLGPAGERIPGGEALRRVGLAPIELAAKEGLALINGTDGMLGMLLLAIHDARHLFAMADVTAALAIEAMLGSERPFLPELHAIRPHPGQAASAANIHKLLQNSTVMDSHRHDLAHAVQDAYSMRCAPQVAGAARDTLDFVETVAGRELRSVVDNPVVLPDGRVESTGNFHGAPLGFAADYLAIAAAEVGAIAERRVDRLLDVTRSRDLPAFLSPDAGVNSGLMIAQYTAAGIVAENRRLAAPASVDSLPTSGMQEDHVSMGWAAAKKLRTVLDNLTSLLAVELLAAVRGLQLRAPLAPSPAGRAALAALGGVVGEPGPDVFLAPLMEAARETLRGPELRAAIEREVGPLG